From the Mahella australiensis 50-1 BON genome, the window ATTAGGCATTACCTGTCACCGGCCTTCCCGGCAAATATCTTTCTTTTTGGCTCTTCAAATATGTCAGGCATAAGCCGGTTAAGTATATGGACACAATGTTTTTGCAGCCGGCTGTCTTTATACCCGCTGATGTTTTTTATATATGGAACGGTATATATGACCGGTATCTGCGGGCCTGCCAGATTAACACATTCCGTATTTTTTTTCGATTGCATATTGACTACCTGCACGATATTGGAAATATCGATGAAATTATTGGACATTGCCCAGTCCAGCGTACCAATGGTCCGGCTGACCACCGAAAAGTTATCGGTCGTTATAAGAAGTATTTTGTCGGATATATTCATAACATCCATAACTGCCGGAATAAATGTGGGCTGGATATCAACTAATACTAACTCATACAAATCTTTCAAACCGGCTATTAAATCAGGAACATCGTTTTCCTCAAATCTTTCCGGCGTATCCGGATAACCTGATACAATTGCATCAAATATCTCGTCAGCCGGTCTTTGGACAGCCTGCTCAATACCGCTGCGCATAGCAGTATATATATTTTTCCTGCGGTCTATGTCAAGTATTGCCGGGAAATCTCCCGGTGTAAAGTCAAACTCAAGCGCGCACGTCTTGAGTTTCTTTGATGCTTCCCTGGCTAATGCTAAGGTCAGTAGAGTGTTTCCCACCCCGCCTTTGGGCGAATATATAGATATTACCAAAATTGTTTTCCTCCTTGCTTTTTTGATTTATCCCCCACCATAACCGGCGGGGCTTGCATTAGCAAAAACGACCTCTGAGGCGTTTGGTAATTCCGGAAGGATAAATTTATACCTCCCGAACAAAAACGCTCCTGAGACCGTTTCTGTTGCAATACGGGCTATTCTGCAATTAAGTTTGTTACTGCAGTGATGTATTTTTGGTAGTCGGCTTTTGCCCCGGCGATATCTACTGTTTTGTCATTGTTGACTATAACCGCATTGTATCCCGCCCATAACCTGTTAACAGCATCCGCAGCGGCTTTTGCTTGCTGAAACGCCGGATTAACGGAGCTGTCATATTTCAAAGTTTCAAAAGAATTGCGTTTAGTGTTCAGGTCTTTCTGCCATGTCTCAGACCAGGATTTCCAACTGTTGATGTTTTTGGTTTTTTGCTGCGCCGCATAGGCGTTCTCAAGTTCTTTATATTTCGCGGAAATCATATCCCGGTACTCGGAAATTTTGGCTATGCTGTTGACAGCCGATAATGCTCCGGTTGTATTTTGGCCGGCAGGTTCTTGGTCGGCGGCACTTTCGCTTGGCAAACTCTGGCCTTTATTGCTGAGGATCTTATAGGAACCGGATGCAATATACGGCATAATAATCTTAGCCGTTTCGACATCGGTTTTTATAATTGCATATGGCTGTGATTGCCCTGACGAGCCTGATACTGTATTTTTTATTTGATATATTTCCACGCCGTCTACAATAATAGGCGGCTGCTTTTGATCGCCATACAATGCAAGCAGTATCTTTTTATTTATATGAGTTAGCACATCATCTGACGACGGTATGTTCATGGTTAGTAATACTTCATTATCTTTTACCGCAATATCCTCCGGCTTAGCCAGTATCGATTTCGGTATCAGATCGCCGGGTATACGGCCTACCGTTGTCATTTTGCCTATAACAGCATTAGGATCGGTAAGCACATCACCAGGCACTGCGCTTACCGGCAATGCTTTAACTGTTATCATGTCCGATGTTATTTCCATTGTGTCGTTTATTTCTTTTGTAACGACCACAACTTGTTTTGTGCCTTCGGTGTTATATGTGAAAAGATAGGCGGCGACGAATATTATCACCGCCGCCGCAATTGCTATTTTAATTATCCTGTTCATGATTTTTTCCCTTTCTCTATGGTTTAACGATCGTCAGGGGGTCAACATAATTACCTTTGGTATACGACCCTATGGTTACGCGTAAATCCAGATGGGGCCCGGTTGATCTGCCGGTTGTTCCCACCTTCGCTATCGGTTGGCCTTTTGTTACTGCCTGGCCATTGGATACAAGGATGTCACTGCAATGCCCGAACATGAAATCATATCCGCCAGAGCGTATTACGAGCAGATTACCGTAACTATCATCCCATCCGGCAAATACCACCGTACCGTCCTCTGGTGAGATTATGTTTGTTCCTTCCGGTGCCGGTATGTCTATACCGTGGTGCGTTGTTACCACGTCGGTTATCGGGTCGATACGCCTGCCGTAATATGATGATATAACCGTATTGCCGGGAACGGGCCACTGCATTTCGCCGCCGGCTCCGCCTATGGTTAAAACACCGCTGGCCGGCCACACACCTCTGTATTCCCATTTGTTTTTCCCCGGAGCATTAGTAAACGGGTGCGCAAAACCGGCCGACAAAGGTATGTTACTTTGGCGCAATGTTGTGGAGATCCCGTTTACCGGTATTTCAACGGTAACATCAAAACTCTTTTCCGTTCCTTCGGACAAATAAGTTCCGGTAAACGTAAATGGCGACGTCGGCTTACCCGCCTTGTCATATTCATAGTATGCCCGGTAGACTCCTTTACCGCCGCTAATCCCGGTTAAGGTTTGATTTTTCAATATCCCCCAGGAATATGACGGTATAATGGTATATCTGTCTATCCTGTGCTGCGAATCGGCTTTGGTTACCGTTATAGGTTCGCTGCGCAGAACGGTTTTGTCTGCGCGCAAAAACAGCAGGTTTAAGTTGTCCCACGTTACGGTAATTTGCGCCTGTGCCGGATTACCGTTTGCGTCTTTGTGCCATTTTGTATATATATACGTAGGTGTAGTTGTTATAGTTATGTTACCGGACACGGTTTTTTCTGGTTCCTGAACAGTAATTGATGCCTGTGCCTGTTTACCGTTGTATACCGCCGTTATGGTAGCCGTACCGACACCTTTTCCGGTTACCACCCCGTATGAATCAACCTCAGCAACTGACGTATTATTTGAGGTATATAACGAACTGGTGGTTACATCCTTAGTTATTCCGCTGTAATACGTAGCCCTGACTATAAGAGGCAGCGTTTCTGTCCTCACAATCGTAGCTTCCGACGGGTTAATTGTTATATACAACAGTTTATCCACCTTATACGGCCCAAAGTATTGCACCTTAACATTACCTGCTGCGTCGGTTGCTTTAGCGTGCAGATACCACGTGCCTTCCGCAGCTTGTGTTACTGCTGCTGTGTAGTTAGTCCACGCAGTCGGTGTTGTAATGCTTGTGCTCCATGCGTATTGCCTTGCAATTACCCCGGATCCGCCGCTGTCCATATAATTCAATGTTACCGTTACCGGTGTTTCTTCCCAATCCCTGCTTGACGGGTTAGCTGTAATAGTTGGTAGTGTCTTATCTATCTTATACGGACCGAAATATTGCGTCTTAACATTACCCGCTGCGTCGGTTGCCTTAGCGTGCAGATACCACGTGCCTTCTGCAGTTTGTGTTACTGCTGTCGTGTAGTCCGTCCATGTAGTTGGAGTCGCGGTACTTGTAGACCAAGCATACTGTTTTGTGGATAACCCCGAACCGCCTGTATCAGTATAAGTTAATGTTACAGTTACATTAGTATTACCCCAGTTCCTACTTGGCAAATCTGCTGATATATCAGGTGGTTCACTATCAATATTATAACTACCTGAATATAACGTATTTACATTACCAGCTTTATCATAAACCTCTACCTTTAATTTATAAATAGCGCTAGTATTAAGTGTTACAGTTTCAATTCCAGTATAATAACTGCTCCAGCTCCCATATGTCAAACCGTTATCACTAGAAACAACATAACGCCACTTATCTAAACCCGAACCTCCACTATCTGTAGGTGTTATAGTTACTGTTACGCTATCATCCCAACTACTACTATTTGGTGCAAAACTTACTAAAGGTAAAACTTTATCTATCTTATATGGTCCAAAACACTTAATTATAACATTACCTGCTATGTCTGTTGCCTTAGCCCACAAATACCAACTGCCAGTAACTGGCTGCGTCGTGGCTGAACTATAATTTAACCACGTGCTAGGCTGTATAGTATTACTCGAACTCCACACATACTGCTTAGTGGATAAACCTGAACCACCTGTATCAGCATAAGTCAAATTTACAGTTACATCGGTATGTTCCCAAATGCTCTCAGATGGATTTGCTGTAACAGTAGGTAATGTTTTATCTATTTTATATGGTCCAAAGTATTGCGTATTAACATTGCCTACATTATCTTCTGCTCTAACATGTAGATACCATATACCTTCCTCAGTCTGTTTTACCGGTGCTGTATAGTCAACCCATGCGGTGGGTACAGCTGTACTTGTGCTCCATGCATATCGCCTTGTAGATAAACCTGAACCAACTGCATCGCTATATGTCAGAGTTACACTTATATCTGTATTACCCCAATCACTACTTGCGGGAACAGCTATTATGGTAGGTGGTGTCTTATCTATCTTATATTGTCCGAAGTATGTCGTTATACTATTACCTGCTCCATCTACTGCTCTAGCGTGCAAATACCACACTCCATCTGCAGTTTGTGTTACCTGTCCTGTGTAGTTATTCCATACAGTTGGAGTTGTGGTACTCTTAGACCATGCATACTGCCTAGTGGGTAGACCAGAACCTCCTGCATCAGTATAAGTTAAAGTTACAGTTACATTGGTTTTGCCCCAATCTCTTCCAGATGGACTTGCGGATATGCTAGGTAGTGTCTTGTCTATCTTATATGGTCCAAAATAATCTGTCATAACATTTCCCGCATTATCACCTACCTTCACATGTAGATACCACGTGCCTTCAGCGGTTTGTGTTACCGGTGCTGTATAGTTATTCCATGCAGTTGGGGCTGTAGTGCTCGTAGACCATGCATACTGCTTAGTAGATAAACCTGAACCACCTGTATCACTATAAGTTAAAGCTACAGTTACATTAGTATTATCCCAGTTCCTTTCTTCTGGACTAGCAACTACAGTGGGCACGTTCTTATCTATCTTGTATGGTCCAAAATAGTTATATACATAATTACCGCCTTTATCTTCCGCTTGAACATGTAAATACCAACTACCTGTCGCACTCTGCGTTACTTGTGATATCGGTGCTGTATCAACCCAACCTGTAGTTGGTTTACCTGTTGTAGTAGACCATGCATACTGTACACTGTCTAATCCTTTATCATCTGTTACAGATATATTAACAGTTACACCCGTATTTCCCCAATTACGTGATGTTGGATTTACTGATATAATTGGTGGTGTTGAATCAAAATAGGCTGGGCCTATATATTGATATACACCTCCAGTATAGCCCCTATAATGCTCAACCCAATAAGCAATAAAATATTTACCGTCTAACCCTATAACAACAGATTTATTATAATTATTAGCATAACTTATAGTTGAATCTAATAAAGTATCTACAGCAGCATCAAAATTACCTTGCTCTAAATAACTTGTAACAAGGCTATTACGTGAAATTCCTGAAGCTGTCCAATAAACATAATCTTTCCCTGGTAATGGTGCTGGAAGGTCATCTCCTGAAATATTTATTATTTCAGGATGGCTATCAACGCCGCTCAAATACTGCCAAGTCTGATATCGGTCAGACCCTCCAGCTCGAATAACATTATACTTATCACCAATTGCAGCAGCTGGTCCAAACAAGCCTTCACCGCCTAAGATTATCAAATTTTTGGCTCTCAAATCCTCAATTCCCTGAACAACATTTGCCTGCAAAACTGCTGCATTATCAACTAAAAAAATCGGATAGTTGTCATTAACACTTGCAGCACTTTTGCCATCTGCCATATCAGAACCACTTCCAGTTGCTGTCACAACATATAACGTATTACTTTGTCCAAAAACTTCTCTAGCAAATTGAATACTTTGTGCCGATCTTGACGCTGAATTTTGATTATACACTTGCTGATATTGAAAAAATGGTCCATATAATGAATAAAACCATTTTGAAGTACCAAATGGATATATAAAATACATATATGCATCATATGTTGCTGATGCCCCAAAATAACTTCTTTCTATATATCTCATATCAATTCCTGGGTACAACGAAGCACATGAATAATAATCTGGGATTATACTAGTACTGTTTATAGTGTAAGCTATAGAAGATGGTTGACTTGATGCATATGGTTCCCAATTTGGATTAGGTATCTGTGCATTAGCAACAGTTGTCCACAAACATATCAAACTAAAAACACACGTAAACAAAACTAATTTTATATTTCTTTTCACCGAAATCGGCACACATACTTTACTCTCACTGGAATTAAAATAAATGTGCCTTTCCCTCCTTTCGTATTTAACGAAATACTGCCGAGAATGTTCACCAATTTATTGAGGGTAGTTGAAAGCTAATAGCGGCCACTTTATTCGTAGTGGCCGCCAACCCGGACCGATGTTAATCACCTACGCTTATTTTGCTTAAATTACTAAAAACGTTAGAGAACAGACTGGATATCTGGGTTCTGGTGGTAGGTGTTATGAACAGCACAGCTCCTACTACCAGCGCTATGATAGCTATCCACTCGAACATATCAGCCGCTTTCCTGTTTGATATCAATTCCTTAGCCTTATTCGACACAGCTATATATATCTTCATCATTTGTTTCATCACCTCCTTTCCCCCTGATTGTCCGGCGTTGTTTCCGCTTCTTTCCTTGGCGCTTTTAGGAATTGGTAAAATCCTGCACTTTGCCGATCATGTTATTCCATATTTCTGATATGGCAGTTTGGACATCGGGGAATACCAGCGCTACTACCAGGGCGACTAATCCCAGCGTGCCCGCCACCTCAACCAAGTGGCTGACGGCTTTCTTGTCGGACAGCAATTCCTTAGCCTCGTTCGACGCAACTATATACGCTTTCAGCATGGTTTTTCTCACCTCCTATAAAAAAAGGCCTCCTCATTTTGAGGAAGCCTTTCCGGTTTTTCTTTGGATAACGACTATGGCCTGTCTTCGATCAGCTGCGAACTGCTGGATTGTACTATAGTGCCTATGTCTATGCCGTTCATGTTGAAATACGCATACTTGGGGAAAGCATATTTGACGGTTACCGTAACCGTGTCGCCACTCGATCTGGCTGTAACGGTAGCCTTGCTGTCCCAGTCATGCAGTATGCCTGAACCGTACTTGTTAGCAGCTTGTATAGCAGCATTGACAGGCGATGCTGAACGCACACCCGCCCGCGCCCCTTCAAACGCCGCGTTATTAACCGTTGTCTGGCCTATGCCGATTATGGTCAGTTGGGCCATAGCTATCACAAAAGCCATTATGAACGGCAGCAGCACTATGAACGTTATCGTACTTGTGAACCCGCGCTTATCACGGATCAGTTTCTTAAGTCCGGACAATTGTTTATTGCCTCCTTTCGAGAAAAGTTATTGACCCATTGCACTGAAAAACTTGAGCAGGTCGCTAAGCATCGGGTACAGTATTATTACCAGATAGGGCAGAACATACCCCGCCATGATAGGTAGTATCATGGTGTTTTCCATGTTATTTGCTTTAGCCATGATTTGTGTTTCCAGCCGGGTTTCCATATTATCTCTTATCTGTTCCAACCCGTGGATCATTTCGGCTGTTGTTTCGCTTCTGAAACTTAATATGCGCGCTACGCGTTCAAAATCAGGCGACAGCGTCTTAGCCGATACTTCGGTTAACGCTGACTCGAGCGACGAACCGGTAAACAGCATATCCCTCAATTCTTTCAGGAAAGGAGTAACCACACCGCTTTTTGTATCGGCTATATATGATATCACCTGTTCAACCGGCATCTCTATAGCCAAGCCTTGGATCATGCTGTCTATAACTGCCGGCAACTGGCTCTCGAATTTTGATTTATAGGTGGATACTGCACTTCTGTATCTGCCTATGGTGTATGCCATTACGGCAACTGTCATCATAACCGGGCCTATAAGCCCCGCTCCCGATATAATACCGTATACCATAAGCAATACGGCAGCTGCCGAATATGTGAGCAAGGCTGCTATATAT encodes:
- a CDS encoding peptidoglycan DD-metalloendopeptidase family protein → MADGKSAASVNDNYPIFLVDNAAVLQANVVQGIEDLRAKNLIILGGEGLFGPAAAIGDKYNVIRAGGSDRYQTWQYLSGVDSHPEIINISGDDLPAPLPGKDYVYWTASGISRNSLVTSYLEQGNFDAAVDTLLDSTISYANNYNKSVVIGLDGKYFIAYWVEHYRGYTGGVYQYIGPAYFDSTPPIISVNPTSRNWGNTGVTVNISVTDDKGLDSVQYAWSTTTGKPTTGWVDTAPISQVTQSATGSWYLHVQAEDKGGNYVYNYFGPYKIDKNVPTVVASPEERNWDNTNVTVALTYSDTGGSGLSTKQYAWSTSTTAPTAWNNYTAPVTQTAEGTWYLHVKVGDNAGNVMTDYFGPYKIDKTLPSISASPSGRDWGKTNVTVTLTYTDAGGSGLPTRQYAWSKSTTTPTVWNNYTGQVTQTADGVWYLHARAVDGAGNSITTYFGQYKIDKTPPTIIAVPASSDWGNTDISVTLTYSDAVGSGLSTRRYAWSTSTAVPTAWVDYTAPVKQTEEGIWYLHVRAEDNVGNVNTQYFGPYKIDKTLPTVTANPSESIWEHTDVTVNLTYADTGGSGLSTKQYVWSSSNTIQPSTWLNYSSATTQPVTGSWYLWAKATDIAGNVIIKCFGPYKIDKVLPLVSFAPNSSSWDDSVTVTITPTDSGGSGLDKWRYVVSSDNGLTYGSWSSYYTGIETVTLNTSAIYKLKVEVYDKAGNVNTLYSGSYNIDSEPPDISADLPSRNWGNTNVTVTLTYTDTGGSGLSTKQYAWSTSTATPTTWTDYTTAVTQTAEGTWYLHAKATDAAGNVKTQYFGPYKIDKTLPTITANPSSRDWEETPVTVTLNYMDSGGSGVIARQYAWSTSITTPTAWTNYTAAVTQAAEGTWYLHAKATDAAGNVKVQYFGPYKVDKLLYITINPSEATIVRTETLPLIVRATYYSGITKDVTTSSLYTSNNTSVAEVDSYGVVTGKGVGTATITAVYNGKQAQASITVQEPEKTVSGNITITTTPTYIYTKWHKDANGNPAQAQITVTWDNLNLLFLRADKTVLRSEPITVTKADSQHRIDRYTIIPSYSWGILKNQTLTGISGGKGVYRAYYEYDKAGKPTSPFTFTGTYLSEGTEKSFDVTVEIPVNGISTTLRQSNIPLSAGFAHPFTNAPGKNKWEYRGVWPASGVLTIGGAGGEMQWPVPGNTVISSYYGRRIDPITDVVTTHHGIDIPAPEGTNIISPEDGTVVFAGWDDSYGNLLVIRSGGYDFMFGHCSDILVSNGQAVTKGQPIAKVGTTGRSTGPHLDLRVTIGSYTKGNYVDPLTIVKP
- a CDS encoding SAF domain-containing protein produces the protein MNRIIKIAIAAAVIIFVAAYLFTYNTEGTKQVVVVTKEINDTMEITSDMITVKALPVSAVPGDVLTDPNAVIGKMTTVGRIPGDLIPKSILAKPEDIAVKDNEVLLTMNIPSSDDVLTHINKKILLALYGDQKQPPIIVDGVEIYQIKNTVSGSSGQSQPYAIIKTDVETAKIIMPYIASGSYKILSNKGQSLPSESAADQEPAGQNTTGALSAVNSIAKISEYRDMISAKYKELENAYAAQQKTKNINSWKSWSETWQKDLNTKRNSFETLKYDSSVNPAFQQAKAAADAVNRLWAGYNAVIVNNDKTVDIAGAKADYQKYITAVTNLIAE
- a CDS encoding TadE/TadG family type IV pilus assembly protein, with protein sequence MSGLKKLIRDKRGFTSTITFIVLLPFIMAFVIAMAQLTIIGIGQTTVNNAAFEGARAGVRSASPVNAAIQAANKYGSGILHDWDSKATVTARSSGDTVTVTVKYAFPKYAYFNMNGIDIGTIVQSSSSQLIEDRP
- a CDS encoding type II secretion system F family protein — translated: MAIFAKARAKPKKEVKEHGIPFTKTAASVAGKYIDKDVLSTMDRTIKTVGGVDIAIPGTTGGIRLLGFTARNVYEYIAALLTYSAAAVLLMVYGIISGAGLIGPVMMTVAVMAYTIGRYRSAVSTYKSKFESQLPAVIDSMIQGLAIEMPVEQVISYIADTKSGVVTPFLKELRDMLFTGSSLESALTEVSAKTLSPDFERVARILSFRSETTAEMIHGLEQIRDNMETRLETQIMAKANNMENTMILPIMAGYVLPYLVIILYPMLSDLLKFFSAMGQ
- a CDS encoding AAA family ATPase, with the translated sequence MVISIYSPKGGVGNTLLTLALAREASKKLKTCALEFDFTPGDFPAILDIDRRKNIYTAMRSGIEQAVQRPADEIFDAIVSGYPDTPERFEENDVPDLIAGLKDLYELVLVDIQPTFIPAVMDVMNISDKILLITTDNFSVVSRTIGTLDWAMSNNFIDISNIVQVVNMQSKKNTECVNLAGPQIPVIYTVPYIKNISGYKDSRLQKHCVHILNRLMPDIFEEPKRKIFAGKAGDR